A region of Subdoligranulum variabile DNA encodes the following proteins:
- the amrA gene encoding AmmeMemoRadiSam system protein A, whose translation MPMLGAILTPHPPVLLPKVGRGRERDIAATGKAMEQAAGEVARWDPEVLIVASPHTILYGDYFHIAPGSGASGSMADFGAPQVRMDVTYDAPLRAEILRRAEEAGLRAGTLGQRDPSLDHGVLIPLYFLRKAGVHCPIVRMGLSGFSALDHYRLGQCVAGAVEALDRRAVFVASGDLSHKLKADGPYGFAPEGPVFDEAVTRTMASGNFLEFLTLDPSLCQRAAECGLRSFQIMAGALDGLAVEPRLLSHEGTFGVGYGVALFPVTGRDDTRRYASACQRIRRERLDARRAKEDPWVRLARLSLETTVREGHPLKVLPDALPAALTDRAAGVFVSLHKDGQLRGCIGTIAPTEENVAREIVQNAVSAGTRDPRFPPVRADELDELEYSVDVLGRPEPVDSPAQLDPKRYGVIVRYGQKRGLLLPDLDGVDTAEEQVTIARRKGGIRAEDPYTLQRFEVVRHL comes from the coding sequence ATGCCGATGCTGGGTGCTATTCTGACACCCCACCCGCCCGTGCTGCTGCCCAAGGTGGGCCGGGGCCGGGAACGGGACATTGCCGCCACAGGCAAGGCCATGGAGCAGGCCGCCGGGGAGGTGGCCCGCTGGGATCCCGAGGTGCTCATCGTGGCCTCGCCCCACACCATCCTGTACGGGGATTACTTCCACATCGCGCCGGGCAGCGGCGCTTCGGGTTCCATGGCGGACTTCGGGGCGCCCCAGGTCCGGATGGACGTGACCTATGATGCGCCCCTGCGGGCGGAGATCCTCCGCCGGGCCGAAGAGGCGGGGCTGCGGGCGGGCACGCTGGGCCAGCGGGACCCGAGCCTTGACCACGGCGTGCTGATCCCCCTGTATTTTCTGCGCAAGGCCGGGGTGCACTGTCCCATCGTGCGGATGGGGTTGTCCGGATTTTCGGCGCTGGACCACTACCGGCTGGGACAGTGCGTGGCCGGGGCGGTGGAGGCACTGGACCGCCGCGCCGTCTTTGTGGCCAGCGGGGACCTTTCCCACAAGCTCAAAGCCGACGGCCCCTACGGCTTTGCCCCGGAAGGGCCGGTCTTTGACGAGGCCGTGACCCGTACCATGGCCTCCGGCAACTTCCTGGAATTTCTCACCCTGGACCCGTCCCTCTGCCAGCGGGCGGCGGAATGCGGCCTGCGCTCCTTCCAGATCATGGCGGGCGCGCTGGACGGACTGGCGGTAGAGCCCCGGCTGCTCAGCCACGAGGGCACCTTCGGGGTGGGCTACGGCGTGGCCCTCTTCCCGGTCACCGGGCGGGACGACACCCGCCGGTATGCCTCCGCCTGCCAGCGGATCCGCCGGGAACGGCTGGACGCCCGCCGCGCCAAGGAGGATCCCTGGGTGCGGCTGGCCCGGCTGTCCCTGGAGACCACTGTCCGGGAGGGCCATCCCCTGAAAGTGCTGCCGGACGCCCTGCCCGCCGCACTGACCGACCGGGCCGCCGGCGTGTTTGTATCGCTGCATAAGGACGGACAGCTGCGGGGCTGCATCGGGACCATCGCCCCCACCGAGGAGAATGTGGCCCGGGAGATCGTGCAGAATGCCGTCTCGGCGGGGACCCGGGATCCGCGGTTCCCGCCGGTGCGCGCCGACGAACTGGACGAGCTGGAATACAGCGTGGATGTACTGGGGCGTCCCGAACCGGTGGATTCGCCCGCCCAGCTGGACCCGAAACGATACGGCGTCATCGTCCGATACGGGCAGAAACGCGGGCTGCTGCTGCCCGACCTGGACGGGGTGGACACGGCGGAGGAACAGGTGACCATCGCCCGCCGCAAGGGCGGCATCCGGGCGGAGGATCCCTACA
- a CDS encoding prolyl-tRNA synthetase associated domain-containing protein, which produces MNKQDVYDFLDAEGIAHEITEHPAVYNMEELARVALPYPDRDAKNLFVRDDKRRNYYLITVRGDKRVNLKDFRRKQGTKPLTFASPEELQELLGLIPGAVTPFGLLNDRDCRVHFYIDRDFWQGSGLIGVHPNDNTATVWLQAEDLVGLLRAHGTAVDIVELD; this is translated from the coding sequence ATGAACAAACAGGACGTATACGATTTTCTGGACGCCGAGGGGATTGCCCACGAGATCACCGAGCACCCCGCCGTCTACAACATGGAGGAGCTGGCCCGGGTAGCACTGCCCTACCCCGACCGGGACGCCAAGAATCTTTTTGTGCGGGACGACAAGCGGCGGAATTACTATCTGATCACCGTGCGGGGCGACAAGCGGGTGAACCTGAAGGATTTCCGCCGCAAACAGGGCACCAAACCGCTGACCTTCGCCTCCCCCGAGGAACTGCAGGAGCTGCTGGGGCTGATCCCCGGAGCGGTGACCCCCTTCGGGCTGCTCAACGACCGGGACTGCCGGGTACATTTTTACATCGACCGGGATTTCTGGCAGGGGTCCGGCCTGATCGGGGTCCATCCCAACGACAACACCGCCACCGTCTGGCTGCAGGCCGAGGACCTGGTGGGGCTGCTGCGGGCCCACGGCACCGCGGTGGACATCGTGGAGCTGGACTGA
- a CDS encoding LysR family transcriptional regulator — translation MLRQIRYFQAVVARHSFSEAAEECHISQSAISQQIKALESELGFPLLERKNRKFVLTPAGEHFYRKSLVLVADYEQLCRESARIARGDTAVLRLGYPRGYGGAEIPRALDDFAARYPQVSVQLLPGNHEELFGLLRSGGADLVLNDQRRMFSEAYVNRIVAVRPLYVELSARSALAALPGVTPGELKNLPCILVAVPSQRQTEEDYYRTVIGLEGGFLFAETLEEARLLAVSGQGVLPETETSLPEPYRETLCRIPLWRGREPITCNQCLFWKKESAGPCLEAFAALLQDRFSPQ, via the coding sequence ATGCTGCGGCAGATCCGGTATTTCCAGGCGGTGGTGGCCAGGCACAGCTTTTCCGAGGCGGCGGAGGAATGCCACATCTCCCAGTCCGCCATCTCCCAGCAGATCAAGGCGCTGGAATCGGAACTGGGATTCCCGCTGCTGGAACGAAAAAATCGGAAATTTGTGCTGACCCCGGCGGGGGAACACTTCTACCGGAAAAGTCTGGTCCTGGTGGCCGACTATGAGCAGCTCTGCCGGGAGTCCGCCCGGATCGCCCGCGGCGATACGGCGGTGTTGCGGCTGGGCTATCCCCGCGGCTATGGCGGGGCGGAGATCCCCCGGGCGCTGGACGATTTCGCCGCCCGGTATCCCCAGGTGTCGGTGCAGCTTCTGCCCGGCAATCACGAGGAGCTGTTCGGCCTGCTGCGCAGCGGCGGTGCCGACCTGGTGCTCAACGATCAGCGGCGGATGTTTTCGGAGGCATACGTCAACCGGATCGTGGCGGTGCGCCCGCTGTATGTGGAACTTTCGGCGCGCAGTGCGCTGGCGGCGCTGCCGGGGGTGACACCCGGAGAACTGAAAAACCTGCCCTGTATCCTGGTGGCCGTTCCCTCCCAGCGGCAGACCGAGGAGGACTACTACCGCACCGTCATCGGTCTGGAAGGCGGCTTCCTGTTTGCCGAAACGCTGGAGGAGGCCCGGCTGCTGGCCGTCAGCGGGCAGGGCGTCCTGCCGGAGACGGAAACCTCCCTCCCGGAGCCCTACCGGGAAACGCTGTGCCGCATTCCCCTTTGGCGGGGACGGGAGCCCATCACCTGCAACCAGTGCCTGTTCTGGAAAAAGGAGTCCGCCGGGCCCTGTCTCGAGGCCTTCGCCGCGCTGCTGCAAGACAGATTCTCCCCTCAATGA
- a CDS encoding flavodoxin produces the protein MEKLILYYSRAGENYFGGEYRYVETGNTEKVARCIAAATGAALFAIEQKVPYAADYRTCIRQAQADQRAGARPELTGLPADFDRYGEVYLGYPNYWGDLPMAVYTLLESLDWTGKTIHPFCTHEGSGLSGTESRIAAACPGAKGPKGWRCAAPMRTAAGTRCCAGCPSESKGEISHEKRGFASDRCRADRHGHCPPDGEREKDRGSGQETGERQGRGGAPEWSRV, from the coding sequence ATGGAAAAACTGATCCTTTATTACTCCCGCGCCGGGGAAAACTATTTCGGCGGGGAGTATCGTTACGTGGAGACCGGCAACACCGAGAAGGTGGCCCGCTGTATTGCCGCGGCCACGGGGGCGGCGCTCTTTGCCATAGAGCAGAAGGTGCCCTATGCGGCGGACTACCGGACCTGCATCCGGCAGGCGCAGGCGGACCAGCGGGCGGGGGCCCGGCCGGAACTGACGGGGCTGCCCGCCGATTTTGACCGGTACGGGGAGGTATATCTGGGCTATCCCAACTACTGGGGCGATCTGCCCATGGCGGTGTACACGCTGCTGGAATCCCTGGACTGGACGGGTAAGACGATTCATCCCTTCTGCACCCATGAGGGCAGCGGTCTGTCCGGGACGGAAAGCCGGATCGCAGCGGCATGTCCGGGGGCGAAGGGGCCAAAGGGCTGGCGGTGCGCGGCTCCGATGCGGACCGCTGCCGGGACGCGGTGCTGCGCTGGCTGTCCGAGTGAGTCGAAAGGAGAAATCAGTCATGAAAAAAGAGGTTTTGCTTCTGACCGGTGCCGGGCAGATCGGCATGGCCATTGCCCGCCGGATGGGGAGCGGGAAAAAGATCGTGGTAGCGGACAAGAAACCGGAGAACGCCAGGGCCGCGGCGGAGCTCCTGAATGGAGCCGGGTTTGA
- a CDS encoding SDR family oxidoreductase produces the protein MAIARRMGSGKKIVVADKKPENARAAAELLNGAGFDALPREMDLGSRASIQALLAEVQQLGPLKMLVNAAGVSPSQAPIQAILQVDLYGTAVLLEEVGKVIAPGGVGVTISSQSGHRMKQLTPEEDEQLACTPAEELLALPLLRPENIRDTLHAYQLAKRCNEKRVMAESVKWGARGARINAISPGIIVTPLALDEFNGPRGDFYKDMFARCPAGRPGTADEVANVAELLMSDKGAFITGADFLMDGGATASYFYGPLRP, from the coding sequence ATGGCCATTGCCCGCCGGATGGGGAGCGGGAAAAAGATCGTGGTAGCGGACAAGAAACCGGAGAACGCCAGGGCCGCGGCGGAGCTCCTGAATGGAGCCGGGTTTGATGCGCTGCCCCGGGAGATGGATCTGGGCAGCCGGGCCTCCATCCAGGCGCTGCTGGCCGAAGTGCAGCAGCTGGGCCCGCTGAAGATGCTGGTGAACGCCGCAGGCGTATCCCCCAGCCAGGCGCCCATCCAGGCGATCCTGCAGGTGGACCTGTACGGCACGGCGGTGCTGCTGGAGGAAGTGGGCAAGGTGATTGCGCCGGGTGGTGTGGGGGTGACCATCTCCAGCCAGTCCGGCCATCGGATGAAGCAGCTCACCCCTGAGGAGGACGAGCAGCTGGCCTGCACGCCCGCCGAGGAGCTGCTGGCGCTGCCGCTGCTCCGGCCGGAGAACATCCGGGACACCCTGCATGCCTACCAGCTGGCCAAGCGCTGCAACGAAAAGCGGGTCATGGCCGAATCGGTGAAATGGGGCGCCAGAGGGGCCCGCATCAACGCCATCTCGCCGGGGATCATCGTGACGCCGCTGGCCCTGGATGAATTCAACGGGCCCCGGGGAGATTTTTACAAGGATATGTTTGCCAGATGTCCGGCCGGGCGGCCCGGCACGGCGGATGAGGTGGCCAATGTGGCGGAACTGCTGATGAGCGACAAGGGCGCCTTCATCACGGGAGCGGATTTCCTGATGGACGGCGGTGCCACCGCCTCCTACTTCTACGGGCCGCTGCGGCCGTGA
- the sfsA gene encoding DNA/RNA nuclease SfsA: MEYGNVRPAEFVARPNRFVARVLLDGNRETVHVKNTGRCRELLVPGARVYLAEGTNPARKTRYDLVAVEKGPLLVNLDSQAPNKVFAQWARAGGFRPELTLLRPETVWGNSRFDFYWEDAAGRRGFVEVKGVTLEEGGHARFPDAPTLRGVKHLEELTRARAEGYEAAVCFVVQMGGMVDFAPNDATHPAFGAALRRAAAGDVTVLAMECDVTPGSLAIRQAIPVRL, translated from the coding sequence ATGGAATATGGCAATGTGCGGCCGGCGGAGTTTGTGGCCCGGCCCAACCGGTTTGTGGCCCGGGTGCTGCTGGACGGCAACCGAGAGACCGTTCATGTGAAGAACACCGGCCGCTGCCGGGAACTGCTGGTGCCGGGGGCGCGGGTCTATCTGGCCGAGGGGACAAACCCCGCCCGCAAGACCCGGTACGACCTGGTGGCGGTGGAAAAGGGGCCGCTGCTGGTGAATCTGGATTCCCAGGCACCCAACAAGGTGTTTGCCCAGTGGGCCCGGGCGGGGGGCTTCCGCCCGGAGCTGACGCTGCTGCGGCCCGAGACGGTGTGGGGCAATTCCCGGTTTGATTTCTACTGGGAGGATGCCGCCGGCCGCCGGGGCTTTGTGGAGGTGAAGGGGGTCACCCTGGAGGAGGGCGGCCACGCCCGGTTCCCCGATGCGCCCACCCTGCGGGGCGTCAAGCACCTGGAGGAGCTGACCCGCGCCCGGGCGGAAGGGTACGAGGCAGCGGTCTGCTTTGTGGTGCAGATGGGCGGCATGGTGGATTTTGCCCCCAACGACGCCACCCACCCTGCCTTCGGCGCGGCGCTGCGCCGGGCGGCGGCAGGGGACGTGACCGTGCTGGCCATGGAATGTGATGTCACCCCCGGCAGCCTGGCCATCCGTCAGGCCATCCCGGTGCGGCTGTAA
- a CDS encoding ABC transporter substrate-binding protein, with product MKKMKRALALGLAMSLAVSSLAGCGGSSASESASEAAGASTGEAASAGDEQVTLTFWSWLPTTIQWEEMVVAFEEQYPNIKIDYTRTEQDDFTEKLQVVMASGTGPDLFGLSTGTMATQYAPFVADMSELADQYMPGWQDVISSTAVEQCKVDDTLVGMPLLVAGMTDLLYNQTILEECGITEIPRTYEELKADAELIKAKGYIPVAVGAADDWINSDVFVQVSNQFEEGAVYEAEAGERSFTDQCFVDTMTAWQKLFTDGIFEEGALGVNSYPDARDQYFFNRKAAFFLTGSWHLGPISPSNTEIQGTEIANQGDVIGMCVLPSLSPSGTLCGTAGVDTMIAVNKDCKNAEAAMKFVEFMANGTGQQIYVDYLQGAPVSNEITYQGEVDGKLQQQSIDEVNSYVSNAVGNRKLQNSELETAIVVAMQNVAAGSDPATELQTVQEVAESLR from the coding sequence ATGAAAAAGATGAAACGCGCGCTCGCCCTGGGCCTGGCCATGAGCCTGGCTGTCTCCTCGCTGGCAGGCTGCGGCGGCAGCTCCGCCAGTGAGTCCGCCAGCGAAGCCGCCGGTGCATCCACCGGGGAAGCTGCTTCCGCCGGGGACGAGCAGGTCACCCTGACCTTCTGGTCCTGGCTGCCCACCACCATCCAGTGGGAAGAGATGGTCGTGGCCTTTGAGGAGCAGTACCCCAACATCAAGATCGACTACACCCGCACCGAGCAGGACGACTTCACGGAGAAACTCCAGGTCGTCATGGCCTCCGGCACCGGCCCCGACCTGTTCGGCCTGAGCACCGGCACCATGGCCACCCAGTACGCCCCCTTCGTGGCGGATATGTCGGAACTGGCCGACCAGTACATGCCCGGCTGGCAGGATGTGATCTCCTCCACCGCGGTGGAACAGTGCAAGGTGGATGATACCCTGGTGGGTATGCCCCTGCTGGTGGCCGGCATGACCGACCTGCTGTACAACCAGACCATCCTGGAAGAGTGCGGCATCACCGAGATCCCCCGCACCTATGAAGAACTGAAGGCCGACGCCGAGCTCATCAAGGCCAAGGGCTACATTCCCGTGGCTGTGGGCGCTGCGGACGACTGGATCAACTCCGACGTCTTCGTGCAGGTGTCCAACCAGTTCGAGGAAGGCGCCGTCTATGAGGCCGAGGCCGGCGAGCGCTCCTTCACCGACCAGTGCTTCGTGGATACCATGACCGCCTGGCAGAAGCTGTTCACCGACGGCATCTTCGAGGAAGGCGCCCTGGGCGTCAACTCCTACCCCGACGCCCGTGACCAGTACTTCTTCAACCGCAAGGCTGCCTTCTTCCTCACCGGTTCCTGGCACCTGGGCCCCATCTCTCCCAGCAACACCGAGATCCAGGGCACCGAGATCGCCAACCAGGGTGATGTCATCGGCATGTGCGTCCTGCCCTCTCTGAGCCCCAGCGGCACCCTGTGCGGCACCGCCGGTGTGGACACCATGATCGCCGTGAACAAGGACTGCAAGAACGCCGAAGCCGCCATGAAGTTCGTGGAATTCATGGCCAACGGCACCGGCCAGCAGATCTACGTGGACTACCTGCAGGGCGCGCCCGTCTCCAACGAGATCACCTACCAGGGTGAAGTGGACGGCAAGCTGCAGCAGCAGTCCATCGACGAAGTCAACAGCTACGTGAGCAACGCCGTGGGCAACCGCAAGCTGCAGAACAGCGAGCTGGAGACCGCTATCGTCGTGGCCATGCAGAATGTGGCCGCCGGCAGCGATCCCGCCACCGAACTGCAGACCGTACAGGAAGTGGCCGAGAGCCTGCGCTGA
- a CDS encoding glycoside hydrolase family 43 protein gives MPNLFCNPVPFADGAHHTNPDPFVLRWCGQYYCYATDADGVKVSSSPDLVHWTWQGYAIQQPRRHDFWAPAVIYRNGTFCMYYSSNPIGEDDGNGEKMQLATATDPLGPFTWQKTLFPTFSIDAHPVVWHNEVYLFYSVNNWVGNTQDAPGTCILVDKFIAPDRLEGNPAPVVLPSLPQEIYEKNRFGDGRDWYTIEGACFVPGPQRSFLLYSANCYTDVNYYVGYAWAENKADLREMDWKKQTLNGSWAPLIRKNGQVEGTGHNTVAFAPDLTDLWMVYHGRDATQPIRPGEEQREMHIAPLEQGMRGLYMAPPTTDAQPVPAPATVSLPSLHLRDCEEYTVCPMPEAVRAELWLCPTLLHTGARYGVVLREDGAGNRLEIQFNTGRGCVTVLETTGRITRTLASARMPAGWDPFVPHLLQAEGCCEAWTLRYDEDLLLTFASRVRGGDCKVRVYYSELTVTGLTVTDHWDLWGDDLARLGERFTVSPATADREGLHGARGLLTLEGICPEDREEVFVLQAGGEGAVTLQAGETVCLERQFTGELVLRCRRQGDHLAMRVNALPAGEASALPAGSSLRLQLEHAVLTGWQSTKI, from the coding sequence ATGCCGAATCTGTTCTGCAATCCCGTTCCCTTCGCGGACGGGGCACACCACACCAATCCCGACCCCTTTGTGCTGCGCTGGTGCGGCCAATATTACTGCTACGCCACCGACGCCGACGGCGTCAAGGTCAGCAGTTCCCCCGACCTGGTCCACTGGACCTGGCAGGGTTACGCCATCCAGCAGCCGAGACGCCACGATTTCTGGGCGCCGGCGGTGATCTACCGCAATGGCACCTTCTGCATGTACTATTCCAGCAACCCCATCGGGGAGGACGACGGCAACGGCGAAAAGATGCAGCTGGCCACCGCCACCGATCCCCTGGGCCCCTTTACCTGGCAGAAGACCCTCTTCCCCACCTTTTCCATCGACGCCCATCCGGTGGTCTGGCACAATGAGGTGTATCTGTTCTACTCGGTGAACAACTGGGTGGGCAACACCCAGGACGCCCCCGGCACCTGCATTCTGGTGGACAAGTTCATCGCCCCCGACCGGCTGGAGGGCAATCCCGCCCCGGTGGTGCTGCCCAGCCTGCCCCAGGAGATCTACGAGAAAAACCGCTTCGGCGACGGGCGGGACTGGTATACCATCGAGGGGGCCTGCTTCGTGCCCGGGCCGCAGCGCAGCTTCCTGCTCTATTCGGCCAACTGCTACACCGACGTGAACTACTATGTGGGCTACGCCTGGGCCGAAAACAAAGCAGACCTGCGGGAAATGGACTGGAAGAAGCAAACCCTGAACGGGTCCTGGGCGCCGCTGATCCGCAAGAACGGCCAGGTGGAAGGCACCGGCCACAACACGGTGGCCTTTGCCCCCGACCTGACCGACCTGTGGATGGTCTACCACGGCCGGGACGCCACCCAGCCCATCCGCCCCGGGGAGGAACAGCGGGAAATGCACATTGCGCCGCTGGAACAGGGGATGCGGGGGCTGTACATGGCGCCGCCCACCACCGACGCCCAGCCCGTTCCCGCCCCCGCCACGGTGAGCCTGCCATCGCTGCACCTGCGGGACTGTGAAGAATACACCGTCTGCCCCATGCCCGAGGCGGTGCGTGCCGAACTGTGGCTTTGCCCCACCCTGCTGCACACCGGCGCCCGTTACGGCGTGGTGCTGCGGGAGGACGGTGCGGGCAACCGGCTGGAAATACAGTTCAATACGGGGCGCGGCTGCGTCACCGTGCTGGAGACCACCGGCCGCATCACCCGCACCCTGGCTTCGGCCCGGATGCCCGCCGGCTGGGATCCCTTTGTGCCCCATCTTTTGCAGGCGGAGGGCTGCTGCGAAGCCTGGACGCTGCGCTACGATGAGGACCTGCTGCTGACCTTTGCCAGCCGGGTGCGCGGCGGTGACTGCAAGGTCCGTGTCTACTACAGCGAACTGACGGTGACCGGCCTGACGGTGACCGACCACTGGGATCTGTGGGGGGATGATCTGGCCCGGCTGGGGGAGCGCTTCACGGTGAGCCCCGCCACCGCAGACCGGGAGGGCCTGCACGGCGCCCGCGGCCTGCTGACGCTGGAAGGCATCTGCCCCGAAGACCGGGAGGAAGTCTTTGTGCTCCAGGCCGGGGGAGAAGGCGCCGTGACCCTGCAGGCCGGGGAAACGGTCTGCCTGGAGCGGCAGTTCACCGGGGAACTGGTGCTGCGCTGCCGCCGGCAGGGCGATCACCTGGCGATGCGGGTCAACGCCCTGCCCGCCGGGGAAGCGTCCGCCCTGCCCGCCGGAAGTTCCCTGCGCCTGCAGCTGGAACACGCCGTCCTGACCGGATGGCAATCCACAAAAATCTGA
- a CDS encoding carbohydrate ABC transporter permease, which yields MREQRRKLMIPTYVVLTVCAVIWITPMLLALAKSFQVNGLDNYVYVLTYEKIPYFNVIFNSFFIAASTAVIVCLIASLAGYAFSKLRIRGGKYIYGALLACLALPSAAVVTPMFSTINKMGLIDTHLGCIIPMVAFNAPMMLMMTKNYFDTVPNELVESATIDGASTLRIWAQLMMPLSVPIIANVLVLTFIYSWNDYLIPLLMVRSDANYTVTLAAQYFVSGTFQSPSEVARIYAVMVLLTLPSIVVYLTSQKWLVSGITAGAVKG from the coding sequence ATGAGAGAACAGCGCCGGAAACTGATGATCCCCACCTACGTGGTCCTTACCGTCTGTGCGGTGATCTGGATCACCCCCATGCTGCTGGCCCTGGCCAAATCCTTCCAGGTCAACGGCCTGGACAACTACGTCTACGTACTGACCTACGAGAAGATCCCTTACTTCAACGTCATCTTCAACAGCTTCTTCATCGCGGCTTCCACCGCCGTCATCGTCTGCCTCATCGCTTCCCTGGCGGGCTACGCTTTCAGCAAGCTGCGCATCCGGGGCGGCAAGTACATCTACGGCGCCCTGCTGGCCTGCCTGGCCCTGCCCTCCGCTGCCGTGGTCACCCCCATGTTCTCCACCATCAACAAGATGGGCCTCATCGACACCCACCTGGGCTGCATCATCCCCATGGTGGCCTTCAACGCCCCCATGATGCTGATGATGACCAAGAACTACTTCGACACCGTCCCCAATGAACTGGTGGAAAGCGCCACCATCGACGGCGCCAGCACCCTGCGCATCTGGGCCCAGCTGATGATGCCCCTGAGCGTGCCCATCATCGCCAACGTCCTGGTGCTGACCTTCATCTATTCCTGGAACGACTACCTGATCCCCCTGTTGATGGTGCGCAGCGATGCCAACTACACCGTCACCCTGGCCGCCCAGTACTTTGTGTCCGGCACCTTCCAGAGCCCCTCGGAAGTGGCCCGCATCTACGCCGTCATGGTCCTGCTGACGCTGCCCTCCATCGTGGTCTACCTGACCAGCCAGAAGTGGCTGGTGTCCGGCATCACGGCGGGCGCCGTCAAGGGCTGA
- a CDS encoding carbohydrate ABC transporter permease: MRMISKNGWRNYLYLVPILVLSLAFIYYCIGFTLVISFTDWNGISDSWEWVQLDNYKEMLTDSTFWLAVRNNVIFFFGTVFPQALLGFILAVLLKYRFKGSNVYKTIFFLPIALATSITTAIFRIILNPATGDLNNLFRSLGMDWAAQSWLGDKKWALFSIIMVNIFQWMGFSMITYYAALMSLPDDVYESAMLDGAGFWRTTFSITLPMVRGTTNVLIILGIVGSLKTFDLVKLLTNGGPGRATAFLNTYLYEKAFKDFNAGESAAIGVAILVIALIMAVLQVRLSKEED; encoded by the coding sequence ATGCGAATGATATCAAAAAACGGTTGGCGCAATTATTTGTACCTTGTGCCTATCCTCGTACTGTCCCTGGCTTTCATCTACTACTGCATCGGCTTTACCCTGGTGATCAGTTTCACCGACTGGAACGGCATCTCGGACAGCTGGGAATGGGTCCAGCTGGACAACTATAAAGAGATGCTCACCGACAGCACCTTCTGGCTGGCCGTGCGCAACAACGTCATTTTCTTCTTCGGCACGGTGTTCCCCCAGGCACTGCTGGGCTTTATTTTGGCGGTGCTGCTGAAATACCGCTTCAAGGGCAGCAACGTCTACAAGACCATCTTCTTCCTGCCCATCGCCCTGGCCACATCCATCACCACGGCCATCTTCCGCATCATCCTCAACCCCGCCACCGGCGACCTGAACAACCTCTTCCGCTCCCTGGGCATGGACTGGGCCGCCCAGTCCTGGCTGGGCGACAAGAAATGGGCCCTGTTCTCCATCATCATGGTCAACATCTTCCAGTGGATGGGCTTCTCGATGATCACCTACTACGCCGCCCTCATGAGCCTGCCCGACGATGTCTATGAATCCGCCATGCTGGACGGCGCCGGTTTCTGGCGCACCACCTTCAGCATCACCCTGCCCATGGTCCGCGGCACCACCAACGTGCTGATCATCCTGGGCATCGTAGGTTCGCTGAAGACCTTCGACCTGGTCAAACTGCTGACCAACGGCGGCCCCGGCCGCGCTACCGCCTTCCTGAACACCTATCTGTACGAGAAGGCTTTCAAGGACTTCAACGCCGGTGAGAGTGCCGCCATCGGTGTGGCCATCCTGGTCATCGCCCTGATCATGGCGGTGCTGCAGGTGCGCCTGAGCAAGGAGGAGGACTGA